A genome region from Leptodactylus fuscus isolate aLepFus1 chromosome 6, aLepFus1.hap2, whole genome shotgun sequence includes the following:
- the LOC142209527 gene encoding transcription factor HES-5-like produces the protein MIRAMAGELCLISKDYAKDKLTTKEKNKMRKPIVEKMRRDRINRSINQLRKLLEQEFQLLQPDSKPEKADVLEVAVQFLKQQQICISQGMKAVYRPDHQEFRRGYNECVHEVLSYLSVHQTGQEAQVKLLNYFHQLERQPRPLQLPPKSISEQAKQQKQPLMANTKSLWRPW, from the exons ATGATCAGGGCAATGGCTGGTGAGCTGTGTCTCATATCTAAGGACTATGCAAAAGATAAACTCACCACGAAAGAGAAAAATAAG ATGAGAAAGCCAATTGTGGAAAAAATGAGACGGGATCGCATTAATCGCAGCATCAACCAACTGCGTAAACTTCTAGAACAAGAATTCCAACTTCTCCAACCGGATTCCAAGCCAGAGAAAGCGGATGTCCTCGAAGTAGCTGTTCAGTTCCTAAAACAGCAGCAGATCTGCATCAGCCAAG GAATGAAAGCCGTTTATAGACCAGATCATCAGGAATTTAGACGTGGCTATAACGAATGTGTACATGAAGTCCTCTCCTATCTATCAGTCCATCAGACAGGGCAGGAGGCACAGGTCAAGTTACTAAATTACTTTCACCAGCTGGAGAGACAACCAAGACCTCTCCAGTTACCTCCTAAGTCCATCTCAGAGCAGGCAAAGCAGCAGAAACAGCCTCTTATGGCCAACACCAAGTCTTTGTGGAGACCCTGGTAG
- the TAS1R1 gene encoding taste receptor type 1 member 1, with the protein MRFAIEEINNSSFLLPNITLGYKLYDTCSDSANIYGTLKVLSQCAAPYIKIKNNLTDYDMKVIALVGPASSSFAFVTASILGKFLVPQISYSASNELLSHKQIYPSFLRTIPSDKLQVEVILNLLQRFQWTWIAIVGSDDDYGRQGLQDLYTLATNNGICVAYQGLIPYSTDRTDVKKMIVNIVQARVRLTVVFSAYFNARIFFEEVVNANVTDFVWIGSESWSMDSQIAGLPNIKSIGSILGVSVAQIYFPKLVDFETDYVRSLKATFSSYYGCNQKCEECHSFSLQNMSLPSQFAMSAAFNVYSAVYAIAHGLHELLDCKSERCRNETIYPWQLLEYVKKVNFTLYNQTINFDSNGDPATGYDIVMWTWNGDIPSFNVIGSYSKVAEKLQLNEGLKWHTKDNSVPESICSKECANGERRVQTGSHSCCFDCIPCPKMTFVNQSDLYTCQPCGSKQWSPMKSEICYNRTLEYLPWTDPLSIVLLSVVTLLLILIAAITIIFILNLNTPVVKSAGGKMCLLMLWSLGCSCCTLYCYFDRPGPVTCMVRQPIFSISFTICFSCIVVHAFQIVCIFKMATHMPKVYDMWVKRNGSDIFIVVSSAGQVLICVIWMVVKWPSPIEDYTTFPEQIILKCSETASVGFVAQIAYIGLLSMLCFAFCYMGKDLPDNYNEAKCISFSLLVYFFSWIAFLTTYIIYQGKYIAAVNVAAVLVSVMGILIGYFTPKCYVILFRPELNTTEHFQTAIQNYTKKQSAND; encoded by the exons ATGAGATTCGCCATTGAAGAAATCAATAATTCCAGCTTTCTTCTCCCCAACATCACACTGGGGTATAAGCTGTATGACACCTGCTCAGATTCTGCCAACATATATGGGACGCTGAAGGTCCTCTCCCAGTGTGCAGCACCCTATATAAAGATAAAAAACAACCTAACTGACTATGACATGAAAGTCATTGCATTAGTTGGACCTGCTAGCAGTAGTTTTGCTTTTGTTACCGCAAGTATATTAGGAAAATTTCTTGTACCACAG ATAAGTTACTCGGCCTCCAATGAGTTGCTGAGCCACAAGCAGATATACCCATCTTTCCTTCGCACTATCCCCAGCGACAAACTACAAGTAGAAGTCATCTTGAACTTGCTGCAGAGATTTCAGTGGACATGGATAGCCATTGTGGGCAGTGACGACGACTATGGCAGGCAGGGCTTACAAGATTTATACACCTTGGCAACAAACAATGGCATCTGTGTAGCTTACCAAGGGTTAATTCCATACAGCACAGACAGGACTGATGTCAAGAAGATGATTGTTAACATAGTGCAGGCCCGTGTTCGGTTGACTGTGGTTTTCTCTGCCTATTTCAACGCTAGGATATTTTTTGAAGAAGTGGTTAATGCCAATGTGACAGATTTTGTCTGGATTGGTAGTGAGAGCTGGTCCATGGACTCACAGATTGCTGGGCTGCCAAACATCAAGAGTATTGGCTCAATTCTCGGGGTATCAGTGGCTCAGATCTATTTCCCCAAGCTTGTAGATTTTGAGACTGACTATGTAAGATCACTGAAAGCAACGTTTTCTAGTTATTACGGCTGCAATCAAAAGTGTGAGGAGTGTCATTCATTCAGTCTGCAGAACATGTCGCTCCCCAGCCAGTTTGCTATGTCAGCCGCTTTTAATGTGTATTCTGCAGTCTACGCTATAGCTCATGGCTTGCATGAATTACTGGATTGTAAATCTGAGCGATGTAGAAATGAGACCATTTATCCTTGGCAG CTCTTGGAATACGTAAAGAAGGTAAATTTCACTCTCTACAACCAAACCATCAATTTTGACAGTAACGGGGACCCAGCTACTGGTTATGACATAGTGATGTGGACCTGGAATGGAGATATTCCATCTTTCAATGTCATTGGTTCATACAGTAAAGTTGCAGAAAAGCTCCAGTTGAATGAAGGGCTGAAATGGCACACCAAGGATAATTCT GTTCCCGAATCAATTTGTTCAAAAGAATGTGCAAATGGAGAGCGACGAGTGCAGACGGGATCTCATTCCTGCTGCTTTGACTGTATCCCTTGCCCAAAAATGACCTTTGTCAACCAAAGCG ATCTCTACACCTGCCAGCCATGTGGATCCAAGCAGTGGTCGCCCATGAAGAGTGAGATCTGCTACAACAGGACCTTAGAATATCTTCCATGGACTGATCCATTGTCAATTGTCCTTCTTTCAGTAGTCACCTTGTTGTTAATATTAATTGCAGCGATCACCATCATATTCATTCTGAATCTTAATACCCCAGTAGTGAAGTCAGCCGGAGGGAAGATGTGTTTGCTAATGTTATGGTCTCTTGGGTGTTCCTGTTGCACTCTGTATTGTTATTTTGATAGGCCGGGGCCGGTCACATGTATGGTGAGACAACCCATCTTCTCTATCAGCTTCACTATTTGCTTTTCTTGTATCGTTGTCCATGCATTCCAGATTGTCTGTATTTTCAAAATGGCCACCCATATGCCCAAAGTGTATGACATGTGGGTGAAAAGGAATGGCTCAGATATCTTTATTGTGGTCAGCTCTGCTGGTCAGGTCCTGATCTGTGTCATCTGGATGGTGGTAAAATGGCCCTCACCCATAGAAGATTACACCACGTTCCCTGAGCAGATCATACTAAAGTGCTCGGAGACGGCCTCTGTGGGCTTTGTGGCTCAGATCGCTTACATTGGGCTCCTGAGCATGTTGTGTTTTGCCTTCTGCTACATGGGCAAAGATTTACCAGACAATTACAATGAGGCAAAATGTATCTCATTCAGCTTATTGGTCTACTTCTTCTCCTGGATTGCATTCCTCACCACCTATATCATCTATCAGGGGAAGTACATAGCGGCGGTCAATGTTGCTGCTGTATTAGTCAGTGTGATGGGAATTCTTATCGGATACTTTACTCCAAAATGCTACGTTATTCTCTTTAGACCAGAACTCAATACCACTGAGCATTTCCAGACAGCCATTCAGAACTACACCAAGAAACAATCCGCTAATGACTAG